Proteins encoded by one window of Rhodamnia argentea isolate NSW1041297 chromosome 6, ASM2092103v1, whole genome shotgun sequence:
- the LOC115728684 gene encoding ATP synthase subunit beta, mitochondrial: MASRRLLSTFLRSSARRSAHRSPFSSSKNSSIYSSHRPSPLGYLLTRAAEYATSAAAAPSPAPPAPAKKEGGKGRITDEFTGAGAIGQVCQVIGAVVDVRFDEGLPPILTALEVLDNSIRLVLEVAQHLGENMVRTIAMDGTEGLVRGQRVLNTGSPITVPVGRATLGRIINVIGEPIDERGEIKTDHFLPIHREAPSFVEQATEQQILVTGIKVVDLLAPYQRGGKIGLFGGAGVGKTVLIMELINNVAKAHGGFSVFAGVGERTREGNDLYREMIESGVIKLGDKQAESKCALVYGQMNEPPGARARVGLTGLTVAEHFRDAEGQDVLLFIDNIFRFTQANSEVSALLGRIPSAVGYQPTLATDLGGLQERITTTKKGSITSVQAIYVPADDLTDPAPATTFAHLDATTVLSRQISELGIYPAVDPLDSTSRMLSPHILGEDHYNTARGVQKVLQNYKNLQDIIAILGMDELSEDDKLTVARARKIQRFLSQPFHVAEVFTGAPGKYVELKESINSFQGVLDGKYDDLPEQSFYMVGGIEEVIAKAEKIAKESGS; this comes from the exons ATGGCTTCACGCAGGCTCTTATCCACATTCCTCCGATCCTCTGCTCGGAGATCTGCCCACAGATCTCCATTCTCCAGCTCCAAGAACTCGTCAATCTACTCCTCGCACCGCCCCTCCCCTCTCGGGTACCTCCTCACTCGCGCGGCCGAGTATGCTACATCCGCTGCTGCGGCCCCCTCGCCTGCCCCGCCGGCTCCGGCGAAGAAGGAAGGCGGGAAGGGCAGGATCACGGACGAGTTCACCGGTGCGGGCGCGATCGGGCAGGTGTGCCAGGTTATCGGAGCCGTCGTGGATGTGAGATTCGACGAAGGCCTACCCCCGATCTTGACGGCGCTGGAGGTCTTGGACAACTCCATTAGGCTGGTGTTGGAGGTCGCTCAGCACTTGGGGGAGAACATGGTCAGGACCATCGCTATGGACGGGACTGAGGGTCTCGTGCGGGGTCAACGCGTGCTCAACACTGGCTCTCCCATCACT GTGCCTGTTGGTAGAGCTACTCTTGGGCGGATCATAAATGTCATCGGAGAGCCCATTGATGAGAGGGGAGAAATAA AGACGGACCACTTTTTACCTATCCATAGAGAAGCTCCATCATTTGTTGAGCAAGCAACTGAGCAACAGATTCTTGTTACTGGTATTAAG GTTGTTGACCTCCTTGCACCATACCAAAGAGGAGGCAAGATTGGACTGTTTGGTGGTGCTGGTGTAGGAAAAACAGTGCTTATCATGGAACTGATTAACAATGTTGCTAAAGCTCATG GTGGTTTCTCTGTGTTTGCTGGTGTGGGAGAACGTACTCGTGAAGGTAATGACTTGTACAGAGAAATGATTGAGAGTGGTGTCATTAAGTTGGGTGACAAGCAG GCTGAAAGCAAATGTGCACTAGTGTACGGACAAATGAATGAGCCCCCAGGTGCTCGTGCTCGTGTTGGTCTTACTGGGCTAACTGTTGCTGAGCATTTCCGAGATGCTGAAGGGCAGGATGTGCTTCTTTTCATCGACAACATTTTCCGTTTTACCCAA GCCAACTCAGAGGTGTCTGCTCTGCTTGGACGTATCCCATCTGCTGTGGGTTATCAGCCAACTCTGGCTACAGATCTTGGAGGTCTTCAGGAGCGTATTACAACAACGAAGAAAGGATCCATCACATCTGTCCAAGCCATCTATGTGCCTGCTGATGACTTGACAGATCCTGCTCCTGCTACCACTTTTGCCCACTTGGATGCAACGACCGTGCTGTCTCGACAG ATTTCTGAGCTCGGTATCTATCCTGCTGTCGATCCGCTAGATTCAACATCCCGCATGCTTTCTCCTCATATTTTGGGTGAAGATCATTATAATACAGCTCGTGGGGTACAGAAGGTTCTTCAGAACTACAAAAATCTTCAGGATATTATTGCTATTTTGGGAATGGATGAGCTCAGTGAAGATGATAAATTGACTGTGGCCCGTGCTCGTAAGATTCAACGATTCTTGAGTCAGCCTTTCCATGTTGCAGAAGTGTTCACGGGTGCCCCCGGCAAGTATGTGGAACTGAAGGAGAGCATTAACAGCTTCCAG GGTGTGTTGGATGGCAAGTATGACGATCTTCCGGAACAGTCATTTTACATGGTTGGTGGAATCGAGGAGGTGATTGCTAAGGCTGAGAAGATCGCCAAGGAGTCAGGATCTTAA